A window from Primulina huaijiensis isolate GDHJ02 chromosome 11, ASM1229523v2, whole genome shotgun sequence encodes these proteins:
- the LOC140987601 gene encoding protein NLP7-like isoform X2, translated as MGFMPIDSPDGSCIIKERMAQALRHFKDLTEQHVLAQVWAPVKNGNQYMLTTSGQPFFLDPNSNGLHQYRLVSLMYMFSVGGDTDGELGLPGRVFHKKLPEWTPNVQYYSSKEFPRLNHALHYNVRGTLALPVFEPSGQSCVGVLELIMTSQKINYAPEVDKVCKALEAVNLKSSEILDHQSPQICNEGRQNALAEILEILTVVCETHMLPLAQTWVPCRHRSVLANGGGFKKTCSSFDGSCMGQVCMSTTDVAFYVVDAHLWGFREACAEHHLQKGQGVAGRAFGSNNSCFCEDITKFCKTEYPLVHYARMFRLRSSFAICLRSTHTGDDDYVLEFFLPPNGQGYGDQQAFLDSLLVTMKQHFPSLRVASGKDLDDSWRSIEIITTYEKPSPWPDFTETSPPVSATIPNGEMMHHDGDSKPQIVASTAEGKDKGKKQEKKRGKAEKTISLEVLQQYFAGSLKDAAKSLGVCPTTMKRICRQHGISRWPSRKINKVNRSLSKLKRVIESVQGGEGTISLTSIATTSIPVAVGSVTWAANLNGPNQYTSPDNKASEYRGQTGALTLFRASEANEQAGTSNLADGIARIDKQSRQETSILAADVSNRSRSGCGSREESTGIPASQGSCQGSPCLRDDTSPQNVSPIDEQFLKATGRSLELSCKQPREINLLSTFSIPDDLVTTPQEPFGGMLVEDAGSSHDLRNLCQGNEPLLEEHVTECSWTKPPFLNAIPKEVMVAAPVNEMEQFLDRPEVKTITIKATYREDIIRFRFSIDSRIEKLKEEVAKRLKLELGTFDIKYLDDDHEWVLIACDADLQECIDVSRSSGSNIIRLLVHDMMANLGSSCESSGE; from the exons ATGGGATTTATGCCTATAGACTCCCCTGATGGATCATGTATTATAAAGGAAAGAATGGCGCAGGCTCTTAGGCACTTTAAAGATTTGACTGAACAGCATGTCTTAGCTCAGGTCTGGGCACCTGTAAAGAATGGTAATCAGTATATGCTCACGACTTCAGGGCAACCCTTTTTTCTTGATCCCAACAGTAATGGGCTTCATCAGTATAGGCTAGTTTCTCTAATGTACATGTTTTCTGTGGGCGGAGACACTGATGGAGAACTCGGACTTCCGGGACGTGTCTTTCACAAAAAGTTGCCGGAATGGACGCCTAATGTACAATATTATTCCAGCAAAGAGTTTCCTCGGCTGAACCATGCCTTGCATTACAACGTAAGAGGAACTTTAGCTTTGCCTGTGTTTGAACCATCTGGGCAGTCTTGTGTTGGTGTACTGGAGCTAATAATGACCTCCCAGAAGATCAACTATGCTCCGGAGGTGGACAAAGTTTGCAAGGCGCTAGAG GCAGTGAATTTGAAAAGTTCGGAAATATTGGATCATCAAAGCCCACAG ATATGCAATGAAGGACGCCAAAATGCGCTGGCAGAAATCTTGGAAATACTAACTGTGGTTTGTGAAACTCACATGCTACCTCTGGCACAAACTTGGGTTCCGTGCAGACACCGTAGTGTCCTAGCAAATGGTGGTGGCTTCAAGAAAACTTGCAGTAGCTTTGATGGAAGCTGTATGGGACAGGTTTGCATGTCCACAACTGATGTAGCATTTTATGTTGTCGATGCTCACTTGTGGGGTTTTCGGGAAGCCTGTGCGGAGCATCACTTGCAAAAGGGGCAGGGTGTTGCTGGCAGGGCGTTTGGCTCTAATAATTCGTGTTTCTGTGAAGATATTACAAAGTTTTGCAAAACTGAGTATCCGTTGGTACATTACGCACGAATGTTTCGTCTGAGGAGTAGTTTCGCCATTTGTTTACGTAGCACTCATACCGGAGATGATGACTATgtccttgaattttttttgcccCCGAATGGTCAAGGCTACGGAGACCAGCAGGCTTTTTTGGACTCCCTTTTAGTGACGATGAAACAACATTTTCCGAGTCTGAGAGTTGCTTCAGGAAAGGACCTTGATGATTCATGGAGGTCCATTGAGATTATTACTACATACGAAAAACCCAGTCCTTGGCCCGATTTTACTGAAACATCTCCTCCTGTATCTGCCACTATACCTAATGGTGAGATGATGCATCATGATGGCGACAGCAAACCGCAAATTGTTGCGTCTACTGCTGAAGGTAAAGATAAGGGTAAGAAACAAGAGAAAAAACGGGGAAAGGCCGAGAAAACAATTAGCTTAGAGGTTCTGCAGCAATATTTTGCAGGTAGTCTTAAGGATGCTGCGAAGAGTCTTGGTG TTTGCCCTACAACGATGAAACGAATCTGTAGGCAGCATGGAATCTCTCGCTGGCCTTCTCGCAAGATAAACAAGGTTAACCGCTCTCTTTCGAAGCTGAAGCGTGTAATAGAATCTGTACAAGGTGGCGAAGGAACAATCAGTTTGACTTCTATAGCTACAACCTCCATTCCCGTTGCGGTGGGTTCAGTCACTTGGGCAGCGAATTTGAATGGACCAAATCAATACACCTCACCTGACAATAAGGCATCTGAATATCGGGGACAGACTGGAGCGCTTACTTTGTTTAGGGCTTCTGAAGCTAATGAACAGGCAGGCACATCAAATCTTGCAGATGGAATAGCAAGAATTGATAAACAATCTCGTCAAGAAACCAGTATTTTGGCTGCTGACGTTTCAAACAGATCAAGAAGTGGGTGTGGCTCAAGAGAAGAGAGCACAGGCATTCCTGCTTCGCAAGGTTCATGTCAAGGTAGCCCCTGCCTTAGAGATGATACTTCCCCTCAAAATGTTTCACCTATTGATGAACAATTTTTGAAAGCTACTGGGCGATCACTTGAACTATCGTGCAAACAACCGAGAGAAATAAATCTATTATCTACATTCTCAATACCTGATGATCTTGTCACAACACCCCAGGAACCATTCGGAGGAATGCTGGTTGAGGATGCAGGAAGTTCACACGATCTGAGAAATTTGTGCCAGGGAAACGAACCTCTGCTTGAAGAGCATGTCACCGAATGTAGCTGGACAAAACCTCCATTTCTGAATGCCATTCCCAAAGAAGTAATGGTTGCTGCTCCAGTCAATGAAATGGAGCAATTTTTGGACAGGCCAGAGGTGAAAACCATCACTATAAAAGCCACATACAGGGAAGATATAATCAGGTTCCGATTTTCCATAGATTCCAGGATTGAAAAACTAAAGGAAGAAGTGGCCAAGAGGCTTAAGTTAGAGCTCGGaacatttgatatcaaatatctTGATGATGATCACGAATGGGTTTTAATAGCTTGTGATGCAGACTTGCAGGAATGCATCGATGTATCGAGATCTTCTGGCAGCAACATAATTCGGCTTCTGGTTCATGACATGATGGCAAATCTTGGAAGCTCTTGTGAGAGCTCTGGTGAATGA
- the LOC140987601 gene encoding protein NLP6-like isoform X1 — translation MKISEEPEQETNPIPVQPSCAASDGLMDLDFDLDGCWPLDQIFAAAAAASGPGSPFLISNSEQPCSPPWVFPDDSHDGGIVSNGGFRLSHCSKFPVPSCNPGSVTESALAKDEKKNQISPFMGFMPIDSPDGSCIIKERMAQALRHFKDLTEQHVLAQVWAPVKNGNQYMLTTSGQPFFLDPNSNGLHQYRLVSLMYMFSVGGDTDGELGLPGRVFHKKLPEWTPNVQYYSSKEFPRLNHALHYNVRGTLALPVFEPSGQSCVGVLELIMTSQKINYAPEVDKVCKALEAVNLKSSEILDHQSPQICNEGRQNALAEILEILTVVCETHMLPLAQTWVPCRHRSVLANGGGFKKTCSSFDGSCMGQVCMSTTDVAFYVVDAHLWGFREACAEHHLQKGQGVAGRAFGSNNSCFCEDITKFCKTEYPLVHYARMFRLRSSFAICLRSTHTGDDDYVLEFFLPPNGQGYGDQQAFLDSLLVTMKQHFPSLRVASGKDLDDSWRSIEIITTYEKPSPWPDFTETSPPVSATIPNGEMMHHDGDSKPQIVASTAEGKDKGKKQEKKRGKAEKTISLEVLQQYFAGSLKDAAKSLGVCPTTMKRICRQHGISRWPSRKINKVNRSLSKLKRVIESVQGGEGTISLTSIATTSIPVAVGSVTWAANLNGPNQYTSPDNKASEYRGQTGALTLFRASEANEQAGTSNLADGIARIDKQSRQETSILAADVSNRSRSGCGSREESTGIPASQGSCQGSPCLRDDTSPQNVSPIDEQFLKATGRSLELSCKQPREINLLSTFSIPDDLVTTPQEPFGGMLVEDAGSSHDLRNLCQGNEPLLEEHVTECSWTKPPFLNAIPKEVMVAAPVNEMEQFLDRPEVKTITIKATYREDIIRFRFSIDSRIEKLKEEVAKRLKLELGTFDIKYLDDDHEWVLIACDADLQECIDVSRSSGSNIIRLLVHDMMANLGSSCESSGE, via the exons ATGAAAATATCAGAGGAACCTGAACAAGAAACGAACCCAATTCCAGTTCAGCCGTCCTGTGCTGCTTCGGATGGACTGATGGATTTAGACTTCGATCTCGATGGATGCTGGCCGTTGGATCAGATCTTTGCGGCTGCAGCTGCAGCATCGGGACCTGGGTCGCCGTTTTTGATATCCAACTCCGAGCAGCCTTGTTCGCCTCCCTGGGTCTTTCCAGATGACAGTCACGATGGGGGTATTGTATCCAATGGTGGTTTTAGGCTCTCACACTGCTCGAAATTTCCAGTTCCTTCTT GTAATCCAGGTTCGGTTACAGAAAGTGCACTTGCAAAGGATGAAAAGAAGAATCAAATTTCACCATTTATGGGATTTATGCCTATAGACTCCCCTGATGGATCATGTATTATAAAGGAAAGAATGGCGCAGGCTCTTAGGCACTTTAAAGATTTGACTGAACAGCATGTCTTAGCTCAGGTCTGGGCACCTGTAAAGAATGGTAATCAGTATATGCTCACGACTTCAGGGCAACCCTTTTTTCTTGATCCCAACAGTAATGGGCTTCATCAGTATAGGCTAGTTTCTCTAATGTACATGTTTTCTGTGGGCGGAGACACTGATGGAGAACTCGGACTTCCGGGACGTGTCTTTCACAAAAAGTTGCCGGAATGGACGCCTAATGTACAATATTATTCCAGCAAAGAGTTTCCTCGGCTGAACCATGCCTTGCATTACAACGTAAGAGGAACTTTAGCTTTGCCTGTGTTTGAACCATCTGGGCAGTCTTGTGTTGGTGTACTGGAGCTAATAATGACCTCCCAGAAGATCAACTATGCTCCGGAGGTGGACAAAGTTTGCAAGGCGCTAGAG GCAGTGAATTTGAAAAGTTCGGAAATATTGGATCATCAAAGCCCACAG ATATGCAATGAAGGACGCCAAAATGCGCTGGCAGAAATCTTGGAAATACTAACTGTGGTTTGTGAAACTCACATGCTACCTCTGGCACAAACTTGGGTTCCGTGCAGACACCGTAGTGTCCTAGCAAATGGTGGTGGCTTCAAGAAAACTTGCAGTAGCTTTGATGGAAGCTGTATGGGACAGGTTTGCATGTCCACAACTGATGTAGCATTTTATGTTGTCGATGCTCACTTGTGGGGTTTTCGGGAAGCCTGTGCGGAGCATCACTTGCAAAAGGGGCAGGGTGTTGCTGGCAGGGCGTTTGGCTCTAATAATTCGTGTTTCTGTGAAGATATTACAAAGTTTTGCAAAACTGAGTATCCGTTGGTACATTACGCACGAATGTTTCGTCTGAGGAGTAGTTTCGCCATTTGTTTACGTAGCACTCATACCGGAGATGATGACTATgtccttgaattttttttgcccCCGAATGGTCAAGGCTACGGAGACCAGCAGGCTTTTTTGGACTCCCTTTTAGTGACGATGAAACAACATTTTCCGAGTCTGAGAGTTGCTTCAGGAAAGGACCTTGATGATTCATGGAGGTCCATTGAGATTATTACTACATACGAAAAACCCAGTCCTTGGCCCGATTTTACTGAAACATCTCCTCCTGTATCTGCCACTATACCTAATGGTGAGATGATGCATCATGATGGCGACAGCAAACCGCAAATTGTTGCGTCTACTGCTGAAGGTAAAGATAAGGGTAAGAAACAAGAGAAAAAACGGGGAAAGGCCGAGAAAACAATTAGCTTAGAGGTTCTGCAGCAATATTTTGCAGGTAGTCTTAAGGATGCTGCGAAGAGTCTTGGTG TTTGCCCTACAACGATGAAACGAATCTGTAGGCAGCATGGAATCTCTCGCTGGCCTTCTCGCAAGATAAACAAGGTTAACCGCTCTCTTTCGAAGCTGAAGCGTGTAATAGAATCTGTACAAGGTGGCGAAGGAACAATCAGTTTGACTTCTATAGCTACAACCTCCATTCCCGTTGCGGTGGGTTCAGTCACTTGGGCAGCGAATTTGAATGGACCAAATCAATACACCTCACCTGACAATAAGGCATCTGAATATCGGGGACAGACTGGAGCGCTTACTTTGTTTAGGGCTTCTGAAGCTAATGAACAGGCAGGCACATCAAATCTTGCAGATGGAATAGCAAGAATTGATAAACAATCTCGTCAAGAAACCAGTATTTTGGCTGCTGACGTTTCAAACAGATCAAGAAGTGGGTGTGGCTCAAGAGAAGAGAGCACAGGCATTCCTGCTTCGCAAGGTTCATGTCAAGGTAGCCCCTGCCTTAGAGATGATACTTCCCCTCAAAATGTTTCACCTATTGATGAACAATTTTTGAAAGCTACTGGGCGATCACTTGAACTATCGTGCAAACAACCGAGAGAAATAAATCTATTATCTACATTCTCAATACCTGATGATCTTGTCACAACACCCCAGGAACCATTCGGAGGAATGCTGGTTGAGGATGCAGGAAGTTCACACGATCTGAGAAATTTGTGCCAGGGAAACGAACCTCTGCTTGAAGAGCATGTCACCGAATGTAGCTGGACAAAACCTCCATTTCTGAATGCCATTCCCAAAGAAGTAATGGTTGCTGCTCCAGTCAATGAAATGGAGCAATTTTTGGACAGGCCAGAGGTGAAAACCATCACTATAAAAGCCACATACAGGGAAGATATAATCAGGTTCCGATTTTCCATAGATTCCAGGATTGAAAAACTAAAGGAAGAAGTGGCCAAGAGGCTTAAGTTAGAGCTCGGaacatttgatatcaaatatctTGATGATGATCACGAATGGGTTTTAATAGCTTGTGATGCAGACTTGCAGGAATGCATCGATGTATCGAGATCTTCTGGCAGCAACATAATTCGGCTTCTGGTTCATGACATGATGGCAAATCTTGGAAGCTCTTGTGAGAGCTCTGGTGAATGA